One window of the uncultured Paludibaculum sp. genome contains the following:
- the ilvD gene encoding dihydroxy-acid dehydratase — translation MPAYRSRTTTHGRNMAGARSLWRATGMKDDDFGKPIIAIANSFTEFVPGHVHLRDLGLLVAGEIERAGGVAKEFNTIAVDDGIAMGHSGMLYSLPSRELIADSVEYMANAHCADALVCISNCDKITPGMLMASLRLNIPSIFVSGGPMEAGKVRQGDIVRSIDLIDAMVAAADPAVSDDATMEMERSACPTCGSCSGMFTANSMNCLMESLGLALPGNGTLVATHADRERLFRQAGGTIVELARRFYEREDHSVLPREIVTMAAFENAMTLDIAMGGSTNTVLHLLAAAQEAGVPFTMADIDRLSRRVPHLCKVAPSSAKVHVEDVHRAGGILGILGELDRRGLIQRSAYTVHAPTLGDAIEGWDVRRSQDAEVERFYRAAPGGVRTTRPFSQEARYDHLDLDREQGAVRDVEHAFSQDGGLAVLYGNLAEDGCIVKTAGVDSSNLVFSGPARIFESQDDAVEGILGDRVGAGDVVVIRYEGPRGGPGMQEMLYPTSYLKSKGLGKKCALITDGRFSGGTSGLSIGHVSPESAEGGVLALVEENDRIEIDIPQRSIRLAVDEAELNRRRAAMESRGLDAWKPVARQRTVSAALQAYAALTTSAARGAVRDVSGLARRGR, via the coding sequence ATGCCTGCTTATCGTTCACGAACCACCACGCACGGCCGCAATATGGCCGGAGCGCGCAGCCTCTGGCGCGCAACCGGAATGAAGGACGACGATTTCGGAAAGCCGATTATTGCCATCGCGAATTCCTTCACTGAGTTTGTTCCGGGACACGTTCACCTCAGGGACCTCGGGCTTCTGGTTGCCGGCGAGATCGAACGTGCCGGCGGTGTCGCGAAAGAGTTCAACACCATCGCCGTCGACGATGGCATCGCCATGGGCCATAGCGGAATGCTGTACAGCCTTCCGTCCCGGGAACTGATCGCCGACAGCGTCGAGTACATGGCTAACGCCCATTGCGCCGACGCGCTGGTCTGCATTTCCAATTGCGACAAGATTACGCCTGGGATGCTGATGGCCTCGCTGCGGCTGAATATCCCGTCGATCTTCGTTTCGGGTGGGCCCATGGAGGCAGGGAAGGTGCGTCAGGGTGACATCGTACGGTCCATCGATCTGATCGACGCGATGGTGGCCGCTGCCGACCCGGCGGTCAGCGACGACGCAACGATGGAGATGGAGCGCTCGGCGTGTCCGACGTGCGGGTCGTGCTCGGGGATGTTCACCGCGAATTCGATGAACTGCCTGATGGAGTCGCTCGGCCTGGCGCTGCCGGGGAATGGGACGCTCGTCGCCACCCATGCGGACCGTGAGAGGCTATTCCGTCAGGCGGGTGGCACGATTGTGGAACTGGCACGGCGCTTTTACGAGCGGGAAGACCATTCCGTGCTGCCACGCGAGATCGTCACGATGGCGGCATTCGAGAACGCCATGACTCTCGACATCGCGATGGGCGGCTCGACCAATACGGTGCTGCACCTGCTGGCCGCGGCCCAGGAAGCGGGCGTGCCGTTCACGATGGCGGATATCGACCGGTTGTCGCGCCGCGTGCCCCATCTGTGCAAGGTGGCTCCGTCGTCGGCGAAGGTTCATGTGGAGGACGTGCATCGCGCCGGCGGCATTCTCGGCATTCTCGGGGAACTCGACCGGCGCGGACTGATTCAACGTAGTGCTTATACGGTTCATGCGCCCACGCTGGGCGACGCCATCGAGGGCTGGGACGTGCGCCGAAGCCAGGACGCGGAGGTGGAGCGGTTCTACCGCGCGGCGCCCGGTGGTGTCCGCACCACGCGCCCGTTCAGCCAGGAAGCGCGCTACGACCACCTGGACCTGGATCGCGAACAGGGAGCCGTACGCGATGTCGAACACGCATTCAGCCAAGATGGCGGGTTGGCCGTACTGTACGGCAACCTGGCCGAGGACGGCTGTATCGTGAAGACGGCCGGAGTGGATTCGTCCAACCTGGTGTTTTCGGGCCCCGCGCGCATCTTCGAGAGCCAGGATGACGCAGTGGAGGGCATTCTCGGGGACCGGGTTGGGGCCGGCGACGTGGTCGTGATCCGGTATGAAGGCCCACGGGGCGGGCCGGGCATGCAGGAAATGCTGTACCCGACGAGCTACCTGAAGTCGAAGGGCCTGGGAAAGAAATGCGCGCTGATTACAGACGGCCGTTTCTCTGGCGGGACTTCGGGTCTGTCGATCGGACACGTCTCGCCGGAATCGGCGGAGGGCGGCGTGCTGGCTCTGGTGGAGGAGAACGACCGGATAGAGATCGATATTCCCCAGCGGTCGATTCGTCTGGCCGTCGACGAGGCGGAACTGAACCGCCGCCGGGCCGCCATGGAATCGAGGGGGCTGGATGCGTGGAAGCCCGTAGCGCGGCAACGCACCGTGTCTGCTGCCCTGCAGGCCTATGCCGCGCTGACGACCAGCGCCGCACGCGGAGCAGTGCGCGATGTGAGCGGCCTTGCGCGGCGTGGCCGATAG
- a CDS encoding serine hydrolase domain-containing protein has translation MEKVQFRVLYRQFLFRMVDLEILSADALGDSNKLLGQFAALLIFLSIFFLSGPTLAVASSRLPPEMTVFGTWGVEHFLIATTMLVVGLFAVLSWDSTFPDRRDVLVLAPLPVRARTLFLAKVAAVGTALGLTVLLLHSAAGLVGPLALSSHPAGQVTMPAFGYLPARPPADAAGIEPLLKNDLPPELPRGMGLVVGIVKHGERRIVAYGTAHPDSIYQVGSITKTFTGLLLAQMALEGRVRLDEPLRAFLPSGTVANPGGSEITLLDLATHHSGLAPMPDDFNARRFPTVAAAFAGYHAADLRASIARHGVGREASPPFVYSNWGFSLLGEALSVRAGVSYPELIAQRITGPLHMRDTSVVLSPERRQRLIQAYGDRHEPLGPWELDSFAPAGAINSTAGDMLTYLEAQLRADSSAVRLSQVPRAAANRDARIALAWFHDGKTGTYGHSGAISGYGSYAFFNPKGDYAGIVLVNQASSFLGALLPLHVRQRLAGEPAISLALVTVPQNGGLSGMARMFAVYWAIMFLSGTFVYCCVLGLQGFAAQLLPRRLFLRVSSWLQMVAFCVIVCVYCLQPTVPPDPIHASGRGLLAWSPSYWFLGLFQQWNGTSALAVLAHRAWMGLGIALSATAIAYALSYFRTIRKIVEEPDIVGGAGSGMWLPRIGSLAEAALVQFSVRTLQRSRLHRIILAFYLGVGFALVIAMVKNGAPPNQLTDAPAADPWSQVNEPLLAATITMMGFAMIGTRVAFSIPLDLRGNWIFQVTGVRRVPECLAADRRSLLLLSAAPLWILSALCCFWLWPWRAAAGHLAILAAVALILAELCLHGFHKIPFTCSYLPGKSQVHLAILGGLALLWSIILSVMYERQALAEPKLFLPALIGFAVVWAGLRWRTAAHAGEEGAEVQFEELAAPAVQVLGLGRDGEWPTRLHRAEP, from the coding sequence ATGGAGAAGGTCCAGTTCCGTGTGCTCTATCGGCAGTTCCTCTTCCGCATGGTCGATCTGGAGATCCTCTCGGCCGACGCTCTCGGTGATTCGAATAAGCTTCTGGGCCAGTTCGCGGCGCTGCTGATCTTTCTGAGCATCTTCTTCCTCTCGGGGCCCACGCTCGCCGTTGCCTCCAGCCGCCTGCCGCCCGAAATGACGGTGTTCGGAACCTGGGGTGTCGAACACTTTCTCATCGCCACCACCATGCTGGTGGTCGGGTTGTTCGCGGTACTCAGTTGGGATTCCACGTTTCCCGATCGCCGGGACGTGCTGGTGCTGGCGCCCTTGCCCGTGCGCGCACGCACGCTGTTTCTCGCCAAGGTCGCGGCGGTTGGTACGGCGCTAGGTCTCACTGTTCTACTCCTGCACTCCGCGGCCGGTTTGGTGGGCCCTCTCGCTCTCAGCTCGCACCCCGCCGGACAGGTGACGATGCCGGCATTTGGGTATCTGCCCGCGAGGCCGCCAGCCGATGCAGCCGGGATCGAGCCGCTGTTGAAGAACGATTTGCCGCCTGAGCTTCCGCGCGGCATGGGTCTGGTCGTCGGTATCGTGAAGCACGGTGAACGGCGTATCGTCGCTTACGGGACCGCGCATCCCGATTCCATCTACCAGGTTGGGTCGATCACCAAAACCTTCACGGGACTCCTCCTAGCGCAGATGGCGTTGGAAGGCCGCGTGCGCCTGGACGAACCGCTGCGCGCATTTCTACCTTCCGGGACAGTTGCCAATCCCGGCGGCAGCGAGATTACCCTCCTCGATCTCGCAACGCACCACTCCGGTTTGGCGCCGATGCCGGATGATTTCAACGCCCGCCGCTTTCCCACCGTGGCTGCAGCATTTGCCGGTTATCACGCGGCCGACCTGCGCGCCTCCATCGCCAGGCACGGAGTCGGTCGTGAGGCCTCTCCGCCATTCGTCTACAGTAACTGGGGCTTCTCTCTCCTGGGCGAGGCCCTCTCCGTGCGCGCCGGCGTCTCGTATCCGGAGTTGATAGCGCAGCGCATCACGGGCCCGCTCCACATGCGCGATACGTCCGTAGTTCTGTCGCCGGAACGGAGGCAGCGCCTGATCCAGGCATATGGCGACCGGCACGAGCCCTTGGGGCCGTGGGAACTGGACTCGTTTGCCCCAGCAGGAGCCATCAACTCCACTGCCGGCGACATGCTGACCTATCTGGAGGCGCAGCTTCGCGCGGATTCGTCCGCGGTTCGTTTGTCCCAGGTGCCGCGGGCGGCGGCCAACCGTGATGCGCGCATCGCTCTCGCCTGGTTCCACGACGGGAAAACCGGAACCTACGGACACAGCGGCGCCATCTCCGGGTATGGCAGCTACGCGTTCTTCAATCCCAAGGGCGACTACGCAGGAATCGTCCTGGTGAACCAGGCGTCGTCGTTCCTTGGGGCCTTGTTGCCCCTTCACGTCCGACAGCGGCTCGCGGGTGAGCCGGCGATCTCGCTGGCCTTGGTGACTGTTCCTCAGAACGGTGGCCTTTCGGGCATGGCGCGCATGTTCGCCGTCTACTGGGCCATCATGTTCCTCTCCGGCACATTCGTTTATTGCTGCGTGCTGGGTTTGCAGGGATTCGCCGCACAACTGCTTCCGCGGCGATTGTTCTTGCGCGTGTCCTCCTGGCTGCAAATGGTGGCCTTTTGCGTCATCGTCTGCGTCTACTGCCTGCAGCCGACGGTGCCGCCCGACCCGATTCACGCGAGCGGCCGGGGGCTGCTCGCCTGGTCACCGTCGTATTGGTTTCTGGGCCTGTTTCAGCAATGGAACGGGACGTCGGCCCTCGCTGTACTGGCGCACCGCGCATGGATGGGCCTGGGGATCGCTCTGTCGGCCACGGCGATTGCGTATGCGTTGTCTTACTTCCGCACGATACGCAAGATTGTTGAGGAACCGGATATCGTTGGTGGCGCCGGTAGCGGCATGTGGCTGCCGCGCATTGGCAGCCTGGCCGAAGCGGCTCTTGTTCAGTTCAGCGTACGAACCTTGCAGCGCAGCAGGCTGCATCGCATCATTCTAGCCTTCTACCTTGGAGTCGGATTCGCACTGGTGATCGCCATGGTGAAGAACGGAGCCCCGCCGAACCAGTTGACCGACGCTCCGGCCGCCGACCCGTGGAGTCAGGTGAACGAGCCGTTGCTGGCCGCCACCATCACCATGATGGGCTTCGCGATGATCGGAACCCGCGTCGCCTTTTCCATACCGCTCGACTTGCGCGGAAACTGGATCTTCCAGGTGACCGGCGTACGCCGCGTGCCGGAGTGCCTGGCGGCCGACCGACGCTCGCTCCTCCTGCTCTCAGCCGCTCCACTGTGGATTCTCTCCGCCTTGTGTTGCTTCTGGCTATGGCCGTGGCGGGCGGCCGCCGGTCACCTGGCGATCCTCGCCGCCGTTGCGCTGATTCTCGCGGAGTTGTGTTTGCACGGGTTCCACAAGATCCCGTTCACCTGCTCTTATCTGCCGGGCAAGTCCCAAGTCCATCTGGCGATACTGGGCGGGCTGGCTCTCCTGTGGTCCATCATCCTCAGTGTCATGTATGAACGCCAGGCCCTGGCCGAACCGAAACTCTTCCTACCGGCGTTGATCGGGTTCGCCGTCGTGTGGGCCGGTCTCCGCTGGCGAACCGCGGCCCACGCAGGCGAGGAGGGTGCCGAGGTGCAGTTCGAAGAGCTGGCGGCTCCAGCGGTCCAGGTGCTCGGCCTCGGCCGTGATGGTGAGTGGCCGACCCGCCTGCATCGGGCTGAGCCGTAA
- a CDS encoding type IV toxin-antitoxin system AbiEi family antitoxin domain-containing protein, translated as MAEQIRGKVNLLERLLPEGLLVDAAWLGAHGYSTSLRRQYVTAGWLDRPARQVYRRKRGSLSWQQAVVSLQTLLDRNLVVGGRTALELQGFAHYLPQETKTVHLYGTERPPNWLGKLPIDATFAYHNIGRLFSQPSGKPPCDVNGPANASSLALPADLVSQPWGQWKWALILSSPERALLELLDELPDRESFHQVDKLVEGLSPLSPRRLEKLLLDCRSVKAKRLFFFFADRHKHAWLRHIDRKAIDLGKGKRMLVRGGKLSAPHQITVPEDLDGVQ; from the coding sequence ATGGCTGAGCAAATCAGAGGGAAGGTAAACCTCCTGGAGCGTCTCCTCCCGGAAGGCCTGCTGGTTGACGCGGCCTGGCTTGGAGCCCATGGGTATTCGACCTCCCTGCGCAGGCAATATGTTACTGCCGGATGGCTCGATCGGCCCGCACGTCAGGTCTACCGGCGGAAACGAGGATCACTGAGTTGGCAGCAGGCGGTGGTTTCGCTGCAAACGCTTCTCGACCGCAACCTGGTCGTTGGAGGCCGTACGGCGCTCGAACTCCAGGGGTTTGCTCACTACCTCCCCCAAGAGACGAAGACGGTACACCTGTACGGCACGGAACGCCCTCCGAACTGGCTAGGCAAACTTCCGATTGATGCCACATTCGCGTACCACAACATCGGACGGCTGTTCTCCCAACCATCGGGCAAGCCACCATGCGATGTCAACGGCCCGGCAAACGCATCATCTCTCGCGCTGCCCGCTGATCTGGTTTCGCAGCCCTGGGGACAGTGGAAGTGGGCACTCATTCTCTCGTCACCCGAAAGAGCTCTGCTGGAACTTCTCGACGAATTGCCCGACCGCGAGAGTTTTCATCAGGTGGACAAATTGGTAGAAGGACTCTCCCCTCTCAGCCCGCGCCGCCTTGAGAAGCTGTTGCTTGACTGCCGGAGCGTGAAAGCCAAGCGACTGTTCTTCTTTTTCGCGGATCGCCACAAGCACGCCTGGCTGAGGCATATAGACCGGAAAGCAATAGACCTCGGCAAAGGGAAGCGCATGCTGGTGCGCGGAGGGAAGCTGAGTGCTCCGCATCAAATCACGGTGCCTGAGGACCTCGATGGCGTTCAATGA
- a CDS encoding cytochrome P460 family protein, producing MKRKSVRFSLFLGVFLCALVALAVAAEDKYSVKVPGGLAFSEFRGYEAWPAISISRNEKVVAVILGNSVMIDAYRAGFPGNGKPVPDGAKMAKIHWAPKPNEFFPSATVPGKLVNVDFMVKDSKRFADSGGWGYAVFDYDAASDTFKPGTKAGTPPQGNDAKCGFTCHTAAKSRDYVFTDYGRR from the coding sequence ATGAAACGTAAAAGCGTTCGATTCAGCCTGTTCCTTGGGGTATTTCTCTGCGCTTTAGTGGCCCTCGCCGTAGCTGCCGAGGACAAGTACAGCGTGAAAGTACCCGGCGGCCTCGCGTTTTCTGAGTTCAGGGGGTACGAAGCATGGCCGGCCATTTCCATCAGCCGGAACGAAAAGGTAGTGGCCGTGATCCTCGGCAACTCCGTCATGATCGACGCCTACCGGGCCGGCTTTCCCGGCAACGGCAAGCCTGTGCCGGACGGAGCCAAGATGGCCAAGATCCATTGGGCCCCCAAGCCGAACGAGTTCTTCCCGAGCGCGACGGTGCCGGGCAAGTTGGTCAACGTCGACTTCATGGTGAAGGACAGCAAACGGTTCGCGGACAGCGGTGGATGGGGCTATGCCGTGTTCGACTATGACGCCGCGTCCGATACCTTCAAACCCGGCACCAAAGCAGGCACGCCGCCGCAAGGGAACGACGCCAAGTGCGGGTTCACGTGCCACACAGCGGCGAAGTCGAGAGATTACGTCTTCACTGATTACGGGCGCCGGTGA
- a CDS encoding ABC transporter ATP-binding protein, whose translation MLELRHVSKRFLGIAAVDGVSFTARTGEITGYLGPNGSGKSTTMKMITGLMEATSGEILFHGERIQHDLVVYKQRMGYVPEEPHLYAHLSGLEYLVMVGQLRGLAAKATADRIDGLLRLLSLHADRHVPISSYSKGMRQKVLLIAALLHNPELILLDEPFSGLDVATGLVLRSLIQELAARGKVVLFSSHELETVERVCSHVVILHRGKVVADDSIEHLRTLMAAPTLEAIFSQLAVEQDTTAISRQFADLIQA comes from the coding sequence ATGCTCGAACTGCGCCACGTTAGCAAACGATTTCTCGGCATCGCCGCCGTCGATGGAGTGAGCTTCACCGCCCGTACCGGCGAAATAACCGGTTACCTGGGCCCCAACGGTTCAGGGAAGTCCACCACCATGAAGATGATCACCGGCCTGATGGAGGCGACGTCGGGCGAGATCCTTTTCCATGGGGAACGAATTCAGCACGATCTGGTTGTGTACAAGCAACGCATGGGGTACGTGCCCGAGGAGCCGCATCTCTATGCGCACCTAAGCGGTCTGGAGTACTTGGTGATGGTGGGCCAGCTCCGCGGTCTGGCGGCGAAGGCCACCGCCGACCGCATCGATGGACTGCTACGCCTGCTCTCGCTGCACGCCGACCGGCACGTCCCCATTTCGTCCTATTCGAAAGGTATGCGACAGAAGGTGCTGCTGATCGCCGCCCTGCTGCACAATCCGGAGCTCATACTGCTCGATGAACCCTTCTCCGGGTTGGACGTCGCGACGGGCCTCGTACTGCGCAGCCTGATCCAGGAACTGGCCGCACGCGGCAAGGTGGTGCTATTCAGCTCGCATGAGCTGGAAACCGTGGAGCGCGTCTGCTCCCACGTCGTGATCCTGCATCGCGGCAAGGTGGTGGCCGACGACTCCATCGAACATCTGCGCACTCTGATGGCCGCGCCGACACTGGAAGCGATCTTCTCGCAACTCGCCGTGGAGCAGGATACCACCGCCATATCACGCCAGTTCGCGGATCTGATTCAGGCATAG
- a CDS encoding alpha/beta fold hydrolase produces MLAAVLLAPIGAQGIYEAVKDPQSPEGIPYARYYTFDRFNRRIAFYISGDQDEPLPIVVSILGSGAYSNFVQREGRILDAHRIDREVFGGKAHLLIVEKPGVAFLEEHPDRGLATQGSPVFRREHTLERWSEAVSAALRATRRLPFANRGRCLVIGHSEGGVVAARVAAENVFVTHVASLAGGGPPLLFDFLELARAGHLGLYYKDLPSDPKLQVARLLADVADIQSDPDNPDKFYLGHPYRRWSTFWSSSTLEELLKTKAQIFIAQGTADMKGKRVPGFDALFATLLGHGKQVTARLVEGADHGFGIADQPNRDGWREMFEDVRDWFFQPDVR; encoded by the coding sequence TTGTTGGCTGCCGTTTTGCTGGCCCCAATTGGCGCCCAGGGCATTTACGAAGCTGTTAAGGACCCGCAATCACCCGAGGGTATCCCGTACGCACGCTATTATACGTTCGACCGATTTAACAGAAGGATCGCCTTCTACATCAGTGGAGATCAAGATGAACCGTTGCCTATTGTCGTCTCCATCCTGGGATCGGGCGCATACTCCAATTTCGTTCAACGTGAAGGAAGGATCCTAGATGCCCACCGGATCGACAGGGAAGTGTTCGGCGGAAAGGCGCACCTTCTCATCGTCGAGAAACCGGGAGTCGCGTTTCTAGAGGAACATCCCGATCGAGGGCTGGCGACGCAAGGCTCCCCGGTATTTCGGCGGGAGCATACGCTGGAGCGCTGGTCCGAAGCGGTGTCGGCTGCCTTGCGAGCGACGCGGCGGCTGCCGTTTGCGAATCGGGGGAGGTGCCTCGTAATCGGGCACTCGGAGGGGGGCGTCGTAGCTGCTCGCGTGGCGGCGGAGAATGTCTTTGTGACTCACGTCGCATCATTGGCGGGTGGAGGGCCGCCGCTGCTGTTCGACTTTTTGGAGCTGGCGCGCGCCGGCCATCTCGGTCTCTACTACAAGGATCTGCCGTCAGACCCAAAACTGCAGGTCGCCAGACTGCTCGCCGACGTAGCAGATATCCAGTCCGATCCCGACAACCCAGACAAATTCTACCTAGGGCACCCCTACCGAAGATGGTCCACCTTTTGGAGTTCGTCAACATTGGAAGAGCTGTTGAAGACCAAAGCCCAGATCTTCATCGCGCAGGGAACCGCAGATATGAAGGGTAAGCGGGTACCAGGGTTCGATGCGCTGTTCGCGACCCTGCTTGGGCACGGCAAGCAGGTGACGGCGCGGTTGGTGGAGGGCGCAGACCACGGCTTCGGCATCGCCGACCAGCCGAATCGGGATGGGTGGAGGGAGATGTTCGAAGATGTTCGGGATTGGTTTTTCCAACCGGATGTCAGGTAG
- a CDS encoding PadR family transcriptional regulator yields the protein MAAELKLSHTAALILQAVHMGDGYGFSVMERTGLPSGTVYPAMRRLERDGLVRSQWERQAIADAGQRPPRKYYKLTQAGQATLEASQRRYPLLAKLVAEEAGQS from the coding sequence ATGGCCGCTGAACTCAAGCTCTCCCACACCGCCGCGCTCATCCTACAGGCCGTCCATATGGGCGATGGCTACGGCTTCAGCGTGATGGAACGCACCGGGCTTCCCAGTGGCACGGTCTATCCCGCGATGCGCCGGCTGGAGCGGGACGGCCTGGTCCGGTCGCAATGGGAGCGGCAAGCGATTGCGGACGCCGGGCAGCGGCCGCCACGGAAGTACTACAAGTTGACGCAGGCGGGCCAGGCGACACTCGAGGCCTCGCAACGGCGATATCCACTGCTGGCGAAACTGGTGGCCGAGGAGGCGGGACAGTCATGA
- a CDS encoding nucleotidyl transferase AbiEii/AbiGii toxin family protein, giving the protein MAFNEVYRRQVELLLRLLPRVAEQDCFALKGGTAINLFVRDMPRLSVDIDLTYLPVSSREESLAAINAAMKRIALSIRKALPEAIVTPAALKPENAITRMLVRSNGAQVKIEVTPVLRGCAFEPALRRVPPSVEESFGFAEMLVVSFADLYAGKIVAALDRQHPRDLFDVRGLLANEGIDGTLREAFIVYLLSHNRPMAELLAPTRKRLEAEFERGFAGMAATAVTIQDLEDAREALIGSIAGQMSEAHRRFLLSFERGEPDWSLLAVPGARDLPAVRWRQRNLDSLDKSARDALVSRLEAVLFPGPAHT; this is encoded by the coding sequence ATGGCGTTCAATGAGGTCTATAGGCGGCAAGTAGAACTGCTCCTCCGGCTGTTACCTCGGGTAGCAGAGCAGGATTGCTTCGCGCTAAAAGGCGGCACCGCCATCAACCTGTTCGTGCGCGATATGCCACGGCTGTCCGTCGACATCGACCTTACCTATTTACCGGTGTCTTCGCGCGAAGAGTCCCTTGCCGCAATCAACGCCGCGATGAAGCGGATCGCTCTCAGCATTCGGAAAGCGCTACCCGAAGCCATAGTCACTCCGGCTGCGCTCAAGCCGGAAAACGCCATAACCCGTATGCTTGTGCGAAGCAACGGTGCACAAGTGAAGATCGAAGTTACGCCGGTCTTGCGGGGGTGCGCCTTCGAGCCGGCGCTCCGAAGAGTGCCGCCATCCGTTGAGGAATCCTTTGGCTTTGCCGAAATGCTGGTCGTCTCGTTCGCGGACCTTTACGCAGGCAAGATCGTCGCCGCTCTCGATCGGCAACATCCGCGCGATCTCTTCGACGTGAGAGGCCTGCTCGCCAACGAAGGCATTGACGGGACACTGCGTGAAGCCTTCATCGTCTATCTCCTCAGCCACAATCGCCCAATGGCGGAGCTTCTTGCGCCCACGCGCAAGCGGCTGGAGGCGGAATTCGAACGCGGCTTTGCTGGGATGGCGGCGACAGCGGTTACCATCCAGGACCTCGAAGATGCCCGTGAGGCGCTGATTGGTTCGATCGCCGGCCAGATGTCCGAAGCCCACCGTCGTTTCCTGCTGTCGTTCGAGCGTGGGGAGCCAGACTGGAGCCTGCTTGCGGTGCCCGGAGCCAGAGACCTGCCGGCAGTGCGTTGGAGACAGCGCAATTTGGATTCTCTCGACAAAAGCGCCCGCGACGCGCTTGTATCTCGACTCGAAGCCGTTCTTTTCCCTGGACCCGCCCATACCTGA
- a CDS encoding ABC transporter ATP-binding protein: protein MTLQIRGISKTYPNGVQALKDVTLTIPKGMYGLLGPNGAGKSTLMRILATLQEADSGSVTLGEIDVLNQKDEVRQTLGYLPQEFGVYPKVNAEDLLEHFAILKGIAGRRARKEVVEALLRQTNLWDVRKQKLGGYSGGMRQRFGVAVALLGHPKLMIVDEPTAGLDPTERVRFLNLLSELGENSVVLLSTHIVEDVSELCTRMAIIDKGEILLEAEPQRAIDELHGRIWSCEIARDAHHDLEREHAVISTKLYAGRTVAHVYSDSAPGPGFELVKPDLEDVYFSAVAGRIGRRREQQAPEGRP from the coding sequence ATGACATTGCAGATCCGTGGTATATCGAAGACCTATCCCAATGGTGTGCAAGCGCTGAAGGACGTGACCCTCACGATTCCCAAGGGGATGTATGGCTTGCTGGGCCCCAACGGCGCCGGCAAGTCCACGCTGATGCGCATCCTGGCCACCTTGCAGGAAGCGGACAGCGGCAGCGTGACGCTCGGCGAGATAGACGTGCTGAATCAGAAGGATGAAGTGCGCCAGACGCTTGGTTACCTGCCGCAGGAGTTTGGCGTTTATCCGAAGGTGAACGCCGAGGACCTGCTCGAACACTTCGCCATCCTCAAGGGCATTGCCGGGCGTCGAGCGCGCAAGGAAGTGGTGGAGGCACTGCTCCGGCAAACGAATCTCTGGGACGTCCGCAAACAGAAACTGGGTGGCTATTCCGGAGGTATGCGGCAGCGGTTTGGCGTGGCCGTGGCGCTTCTGGGCCATCCGAAGCTGATGATCGTGGATGAGCCGACGGCCGGCCTCGACCCGACCGAGCGCGTGCGATTCCTGAACCTGTTGAGCGAGCTGGGCGAGAACAGCGTTGTCCTTCTTTCCACGCACATTGTCGAGGATGTGAGTGAGCTGTGCACCAGAATGGCCATCATCGACAAAGGGGAGATTCTGCTTGAGGCCGAACCACAGCGGGCGATTGACGAGCTTCACGGCCGGATCTGGAGCTGCGAGATTGCGAGGGACGCTCACCATGATCTGGAACGAGAGCACGCGGTGATCTCGACGAAGCTCTACGCGGGACGCACCGTCGCCCACGTCTACTCCGATTCGGCTCCGGGGCCCGGCTTTGAGCTCGTCAAGCCAGACCTCGAAGATGTCTACTTTAGCGCCGTGGCAGGACGCATCGGCCGGCGGCGTGAGCAGCAGGCGCCGGAAGGAAGACCGTGA